A stretch of Flavobacterium sp. N2270 DNA encodes these proteins:
- the rsgA gene encoding ribosome small subunit-dependent GTPase A: protein MKGIVYKSTGSWYTVKAESGTFYECRIKGKFRLQGIKSTNPIAVGDEVDFELDTTSDVENGLIHAIHDRKNYIVRKSVNLSKQTHIIASNIDIVFLLVTINNPPTTTSFIDRFLVTAEAYGIEAVLIFNKIDTFSEDTSDEQMYLQYIYSQIGYKCLRVSALENKGIDELKALMTNKTSMFSGHSGVGKSTLVNALEPGLNLKTKKISDSHSQGQHTTTFAEMYDLSFGSAKIIDTPGIRGFGVVDMDKQEIGDYFPEFFALKEQCKFNNCLHKDEPKCAVKDALEKDEIAWSRYKSYIQILEGDDEHYRNDIYGDERKASDETRK from the coding sequence ATGAAAGGAATTGTATATAAATCTACTGGAAGTTGGTATACTGTAAAAGCAGAAAGTGGTACTTTTTATGAATGTAGAATTAAAGGTAAATTTAGGTTACAAGGAATTAAAAGTACAAATCCTATTGCTGTTGGAGATGAGGTAGATTTTGAATTAGACACTACATCTGATGTTGAAAATGGTTTGATTCATGCAATTCACGACCGAAAAAATTATATTGTAAGAAAATCCGTAAACCTTTCAAAGCAAACACATATTATTGCTTCTAATATTGATATTGTTTTCTTATTAGTAACCATTAATAATCCACCTACAACAACAAGCTTTATTGACCGTTTTTTGGTTACTGCCGAAGCTTATGGAATTGAAGCGGTTTTGATTTTTAATAAAATTGATACTTTCAGTGAAGATACTTCAGACGAACAAATGTATTTGCAATATATTTATTCTCAAATAGGTTATAAATGTTTACGTGTTTCTGCATTAGAAAACAAAGGAATCGACGAACTTAAAGCTTTAATGACTAATAAAACATCAATGTTCTCTGGTCATTCTGGAGTTGGAAAGTCTACTTTAGTAAATGCATTAGAACCCGGTTTAAATTTAAAAACCAAGAAAATTTCCGACTCTCATTCACAAGGACAACATACTACAACATTTGCAGAAATGTATGATTTGTCTTTTGGAAGTGCTAAAATTATCGATACACCAGGAATTAGAGGTTTTGGAGTTGTAGATATGGATAAACAAGAAATTGGTGATTATTTTCCCGAATTTTTTGCCTTAAAAGAACAATGTAAATTCAATAATTGTTTACATAAAGATGAACCAAAATGTGCAGTTAAAGATGCTTTAGAAAAAGATGAAATTGCATGGTCTCGTTATAAAAGTTATATCCAAATTTTAGAAGGTGATGACGAACATTATAGAAACGATATTTATGGTGATGAACGAAAAGCAAGTGATGAAACGAGAAAATAG